A part of Desulfobacter sp. genomic DNA contains:
- a CDS encoding metal ABC transporter permease yields MIEFIQAVFDPDNRFLAYALAMGGLSSVAFGIIGTFVTIKRIGYLAGAISHSVLGGVGLALYLQTAMGVQWADPVLGAAAAAVTAALVIGTVSIKAKEREDTIIGTLWAVGMAAGILFLDKTPGYFSLGSYLFGDILLISGRDLAYVVCLDLIILAASLLFFNRLFGICFDEEFTLIRGINTTAYYLLLLVLTALTVVLMVRIVGIVLVIALLTIPPAIAGFYSRRLWQMMAGSVILCILFTWTGLGISYHFSLSSGPVIIVLSGLVYVALLILNSLIRKV; encoded by the coding sequence GTGATTGAATTCATCCAGGCCGTTTTTGATCCTGACAACCGGTTCCTGGCATATGCCCTGGCAATGGGAGGGCTCTCTTCCGTGGCCTTCGGCATCATCGGAACCTTTGTCACCATAAAGCGCATCGGCTATTTGGCAGGGGCGATTTCCCACTCGGTTCTGGGCGGGGTCGGGCTTGCGCTTTATCTCCAGACCGCCATGGGGGTTCAATGGGCCGATCCTGTGCTGGGAGCGGCGGCCGCAGCAGTCACCGCCGCCCTGGTCATCGGTACGGTAAGCATCAAGGCAAAGGAACGTGAGGATACCATCATCGGCACCCTCTGGGCCGTGGGTATGGCAGCGGGCATTCTGTTTCTGGATAAAACCCCAGGATATTTCAGCCTGGGGTCATACCTGTTCGGGGATATCCTGCTCATTTCCGGGCGGGACCTGGCCTATGTGGTCTGCCTGGATCTGATCATCCTGGCTGCATCCCTTTTGTTTTTCAACCGCTTATTCGGCATCTGTTTTGACGAAGAGTTTACCCTTATCCGGGGAATCAATACAACGGCGTATTACCTTTTGCTGCTGGTTCTTACGGCCCTCACCGTTGTTCTCATGGTGCGCATCGTGGGGATTGTTCTGGTAATCGCCTTGTTGACAATCCCGCCGGCTATTGCCGGATTTTATTCCCGGAGGCTTTGGCAGATGATGGCGGGATCAGTGATCCTGTGCATCCTGTTTACCTGGACCGGACTTGGTATCAGTTATCATTTCAGTCTCTCTTCAGGTCCTGTGATTATCGTTCTCAGCGGCCTAGTGTATGTGGCACTGTTGATCTTGAACTCATTAATCAGGAAAGTTTAA
- a CDS encoding ABC transporter ATP-binding protein produces MENDIRIKDLFFGYTRQPALENVNLSVSSKEFASIVGPNGGGKTTLLKLILGLIRPNNGIIEVLGGSPEKVRHHIGYMPQYAHLDMRFPATVKDVVLMGRLSGKKFWFGKKDSAKAMQALEKVDMAGYRNSGFNALSGGQKQRVLIARALCTRPRILLLDEPTANVDHETGESLFSILSELNHEMTILLVSHDIGLVSKYVKHVICVNRQVVTHPTAALEGGLIKDIYNGEFKLVRHDRRCIEEGGYCRD; encoded by the coding sequence ATGGAAAACGATATTCGAATTAAAGATCTCTTTTTCGGCTATACCCGGCAGCCGGCTCTTGAAAATGTGAACCTTAGCGTTTCATCAAAGGAGTTTGCCAGCATTGTCGGCCCCAACGGCGGAGGAAAAACCACTCTGCTGAAACTGATTCTGGGATTGATCCGGCCGAACAATGGGATAATAGAGGTGCTGGGAGGCTCCCCTGAAAAGGTGCGCCATCATATTGGGTATATGCCCCAATATGCCCACCTGGACATGCGGTTCCCGGCAACGGTGAAGGATGTTGTGCTCATGGGGCGGCTGTCCGGAAAAAAATTCTGGTTCGGGAAAAAAGATAGTGCAAAAGCGATGCAGGCATTGGAAAAAGTGGATATGGCCGGTTACAGGAATTCGGGATTCAACGCATTATCTGGCGGGCAGAAACAACGGGTTCTCATTGCCAGAGCATTATGCACCCGCCCCCGGATATTGCTTTTGGACGAACCCACCGCCAATGTGGACCACGAAACCGGCGAATCCCTTTTTTCAATTTTAAGCGAACTCAACCATGAGATGACCATCCTTCTGGTTTCCCATGATATCGGACTTGTTTCAAAATACGTTAAACATGTGATCTGCGTAAACAGGCAGGTGGTGACCCACCCCACGGCAGCGCTTGAAGGGGGATTGATCAAGGATATCTACAACGGAGAATTCAAACTGGTGCGCCATGACCGCCGCTGCATAGAGGAAGGAGGCTACTGCCGTGATTGA
- a CDS encoding zinc ABC transporter substrate-binding protein produces MMSLLRLAASGLAVILLTGAAVYAGTPLKIHVSILPQKYFVERIAGQLAMVDVLVKPGKSPATYSPTPNQIRSLSAADVYFSIGVPFENGFMHKVESIAPNVKLVDCRQGVHMREMAAHVHDGEHHEEGHKHEGGHDDENGEGHGDHGKAAGKDPHIWMSPLLVKHQAGIILDSLKNLDPANAAAYNENYNGFVRELDTLHHTLSELLAPYKGETLFVFHPAFGYFADTYGMHQVAVETMGKAPKGKDLAAIIKRAKKENARVIFVQPQFDTNAAETIASAIKGHVISINPLAYDYLSNMQAMARVITRNLTP; encoded by the coding sequence ATGATGTCATTATTGCGCCTGGCCGCTTCGGGCCTGGCAGTGATTTTACTGACCGGTGCCGCTGTGTATGCCGGCACCCCTTTAAAAATCCATGTCAGCATTCTGCCCCAGAAATATTTTGTTGAAAGAATTGCCGGGCAATTAGCCATGGTGGATGTCCTGGTTAAACCCGGGAAAAGCCCTGCCACATATTCACCCACACCCAATCAGATTCGCAGTCTTTCTGCTGCTGATGTCTATTTCAGTATCGGTGTACCCTTTGAAAACGGTTTCATGCATAAGGTTGAATCCATCGCTCCCAACGTCAAACTCGTGGACTGCCGCCAAGGTGTTCACATGAGGGAAATGGCTGCCCACGTCCATGATGGTGAGCACCATGAAGAAGGGCACAAGCATGAAGGAGGCCATGATGATGAAAACGGCGAAGGACATGGTGATCACGGAAAAGCGGCCGGAAAAGATCCGCATATCTGGATGAGTCCGCTGCTGGTGAAACACCAGGCCGGAATCATTCTTGATTCTCTCAAAAACCTTGATCCGGCCAATGCCGCCGCCTACAACGAAAATTACAATGGCTTTGTCAGGGAGCTGGACACCCTTCATCACACCCTGTCCGAACTGCTGGCCCCCTATAAAGGGGAAACTCTATTTGTTTTCCATCCTGCCTTCGGGTATTTTGCAGATACTTACGGTATGCATCAGGTTGCTGTGGAAACCATGGGGAAAGCCCCCAAAGGAAAAGATCTTGCCGCAATCATTAAACGGGCAAAAAAAGAAAATGCCAGGGTGATTTTTGTTCAGCCGCAGTTTGATACCAATGCGGCAGAAACAATCGCTTCGGCCATCAAAGGCCATGTGATTTCCATCAATCCCCTGGCATACGATTACCTTTCCAATATGCAGGCCATGGCCCGGGTCATTACCCGGAATCTGACCCCTTAA
- a CDS encoding DUF350 domain-containing protein, whose amino-acid sequence MELSIVFLNFIYAGIGVALALLFMLIGFRLFDRITPFDTSEQLAGNNVAVGIVVGAIFIGLGIAVGLVIGLGLN is encoded by the coding sequence ATGGAATTGTCAATTGTTTTTCTCAATTTTATCTATGCTGGCATCGGCGTGGCCCTGGCTCTTTTATTCATGCTCATAGGGTTCCGGTTATTTGACCGGATTACTCCCTTTGACACATCAGAACAGCTGGCTGGGAATAATGTGGCGGTTGGAATTGTGGTGGGGGCTATTTTCATAGGCCTCGGTATAGCAGTGGGTCTGGTGATCGGATTAGGACTTAATTAA
- a CDS encoding transglycosylase SLT domain-containing protein, with protein sequence MTTITMTLILLALPFHCAAWERYNRVTKYDSLFIKYTKRYFGPGFNWREFKSQAISESGLNEDARSAMGARGIMQIMPRTFEEIKYKTPAIRGTIQQPRWSIAAGIAYDRSIWNIFKEKRPLQDRKDFMFGAYNAGKGSIIKAQKKADSNGMNPNRWTSIEITLPEVTGARSKETINYVTKIKQIKKVLK encoded by the coding sequence TTGACAACCATCACCATGACCCTCATACTTCTGGCCCTGCCGTTTCACTGTGCCGCATGGGAGAGGTACAACAGGGTCACCAAGTATGATTCCCTCTTCATAAAATACACCAAGCGCTATTTCGGCCCTGGGTTTAACTGGAGAGAGTTCAAATCCCAGGCCATATCAGAATCTGGGCTGAACGAGGATGCCCGTTCGGCTATGGGTGCCCGGGGCATTATGCAGATCATGCCCCGAACCTTTGAGGAAATCAAATACAAAACCCCCGCCATCCGGGGAACTATCCAGCAGCCCCGATGGAGCATAGCCGCTGGCATTGCATACGACCGCAGCATTTGGAACATCTTCAAGGAGAAACGTCCGCTCCAGGATCGGAAGGATTTCATGTTCGGAGCCTACAATGCCGGCAAAGGCAGTATCATCAAGGCGCAAAAAAAGGCTGACAGCAACGGAATGAACCCAAATCGCTGGACTTCCATTGAAATAACCCTACCTGAAGTCACCGGCGCCCGCAGCAAAGAAACGATCAACTATGTCACCAAAATCAAGCAAATTAAAAAGGTACTCAAGTAA
- a CDS encoding ABC transporter substrate-binding protein, with the protein MKKTFLVVSIFWVSVLLCSNPLLASEPKIAWFRSNSETGFWPMVERFVVAASKDLGVDLNTYTHGENPMAIVSNVKKVLANSDTRPDAILFHNFKSRGKEILELSQRYDVPAFVFNSGFKESDDVGRPREKYKNWIGMMLPDDEYAGFILAKKLMREAKKINKLGKDGKIHVVALEGNRVSEASNERVRGLKKAVENSEFHVEQYFHSKWREPLAAEAFELSIVRYPKVSVFWAASDSMAIGVINAAKKHGWIPGRDFVTGGVDLLPRNQAYLESGKLSVSVGGHYAEGAWAIIALYDYLKGYDFAQTDSVVFATKMGSYTSSELTALGDLREKLSQDNIDRIDFKRFSRAYHPDLEKYHFEFNALFK; encoded by the coding sequence ATGAAAAAAACATTTTTGGTTGTAAGCATTTTTTGGGTGTCGGTCCTGTTGTGTTCAAACCCGTTATTGGCCTCGGAGCCTAAAATCGCCTGGTTCCGGTCCAATTCGGAAACAGGTTTTTGGCCTATGGTGGAACGTTTTGTCGTGGCGGCCTCAAAGGATCTGGGCGTGGATCTCAATACTTATACCCATGGTGAAAACCCTATGGCGATAGTGTCCAATGTGAAAAAAGTGCTCGCCAATTCAGACACCAGACCCGACGCGATACTGTTTCACAATTTTAAGAGCCGAGGAAAGGAAATTCTGGAATTGAGCCAACGATATGATGTGCCTGCGTTTGTGTTTAATTCAGGTTTCAAAGAGAGCGACGATGTCGGCCGACCACGGGAAAAGTATAAAAACTGGATTGGGATGATGCTTCCGGATGATGAATATGCAGGTTTCATTTTGGCCAAAAAATTAATGAGGGAAGCAAAAAAAATCAACAAACTTGGAAAAGATGGCAAAATTCATGTGGTGGCCCTTGAAGGCAACCGGGTATCGGAGGCCTCAAACGAGAGGGTAAGGGGGCTGAAGAAGGCAGTTGAAAACTCAGAATTCCATGTTGAACAATACTTTCATTCAAAATGGCGGGAACCGCTCGCCGCAGAGGCGTTTGAGCTTAGTATCGTTCGTTATCCCAAGGTGTCTGTGTTCTGGGCGGCAAGTGACAGCATGGCCATCGGCGTCATCAACGCAGCGAAAAAACACGGTTGGATTCCAGGAAGGGACTTTGTGACCGGAGGTGTCGACCTTCTTCCTCGCAACCAGGCGTATTTGGAATCCGGAAAGCTGAGTGTCAGTGTCGGTGGACATTATGCGGAAGGGGCTTGGGCCATCATCGCTCTATATGATTACCTTAAAGGATACGACTTTGCGCAGACCGATTCCGTGGTCTTTGCAACAAAAATGGGAAGCTATACCAGTTCTGAGCTTACCGCTCTTGGGGATCTTCGTGAAAAATTAAGTCAGGACAATATAGATCGCATCGATTTTAAACGATTTTCACGCGCCTATCATCCGGATTTGGAAAAGTATCACTTTGAGTTTAACGCCTTGTTTAAATAA